A segment of the Xenorhabdus bovienii SS-2004 genome:
ATGACATAAATATGGCTACACCATTCCATTGAAAATACAGCCAGAATACACCACCTAATGTTCCAGCAACGCTGGAGCCTGCGTAATAACAGAATAAATAAAGAGACGATGCCTGAGCTTTAGCCCGCTTAGCTCGCCATCCGACCCATCCACTAGCAACCGAATGAGCAGCGAAAAACCCTGTAGTTAGCACCATCATGCCAAGCATAACTGTCCAAATAGAAGAACATATCGTAATGAAACCACCAATCAACATCATACTGATCGCAACCAGCAGCACCTTTCCACGTCCATATTTATTTGTCAAAATACCGGCTTTTGTCGCACTGTAAGTGCCGGTTAAGTAGACTATCGACAATAATCCAATAATAGTTTGATTATAATGGTAAGGTGCACCCAATAGCCGATAACCAATGTAGTTAAACATAGTGACAAAGCAGCCCATTAATAAGAAAGCTTCAGCAAACAATAAAGGTAGGCCTTGATCACGAAAATGCAATTTTAGATTGATAAACAAGGTCTTGGGTTTTAATGAACTTGATCTGAAATTTTTAGAGGGTGGTAACATTTTCCAAAATGCAATAGCTGAAATTAGTGCAAATGAACCCAATAAAATGACAGCGAACCGCCAAGGAAAATAATCCGCAATCACACCTGTAATCAAACGCCCACTCATTCCTCCCAATGAATTTCCACTGACGTAAAGCCCGATAGACAACGCAACATAACTGGGATGAATCT
Coding sequences within it:
- a CDS encoding MFS transporter; amino-acid sequence: MNTAPSVSEESAVPDVESDVKINQRREKEQRYIQRDDAVYLRVTLSFFAVGLATFALLYFVQPILPILSEEFNVSPASSSLALSLSTGMLSLGLLITGPLSDALGRKNVMVMSLATAAIFTLLSTVVTSWNGLLVVRALIGLSLSGVAAVAMTYLSEEIHPSYVALSIGLYVSGNSLGGMSGRLITGVIADYFPWRFAVILLGSFALISAIAFWKMLPPSKNFRSSSLKPKTLFINLKLHFRDQGLPLLFAEAFLLMGCFVTMFNYIGYRLLGAPYHYNQTIIGLLSIVYLTGTYSATKAGILTNKYGRGKVLLVAISMMLIGGFITICSSIWTVMLGMMVLTTGFFAAHSVASGWVGWRAKRAKAQASSLYLFCYYAGSSVAGTLGGVFWLYFQWNGVAIFMSLLTTIALYLGLKLKKLEK